In Camelina sativa cultivar DH55 chromosome 17, Cs, whole genome shotgun sequence, the genomic stretch TTCTTTTAGCACATCTGTGATTGATTGAGCTTATATCTGCATTTTTACTCGAACAGGCCAATGACCCAACCATCGAGAGAATTATCACTCCTCGAATTGCCCTTACGACCGCTGAATATTTGGCTTATGAATGTGGGAAGCATGTGCTGGTTATATTGACAGACATGAGTTCTTATGCAGATGCTCTTCGTGAGGTAATGACTTCCACGGGTCTCTGTCTCTGTCCTATGTgatacagaattttttttttaagaaattaacaAACGACAACTCTAGGTTTCTGCTGCTCGAGAAGAAGTTCCTGGAAGACGTGGATATCCGGGTTATATGTATACAGATCTTGCAACTATCTATGAGCGGGCAGGACGTATTGAAGGAAGAAAGGGTTCCATTACCCAAATCCCTATCCTGACTATGCCTAATGACGGTAAAAATCATGTTGTTCTTGGGTTCTCTTCACAATATTTGCTTTTTGATTGAGTAATGCTCATAAGATCTCTTGTTATTAAACCTCAGATATCACTCACCCTACTCCGGATCTTACTGGTTACATTACTGAGGGTCAGATATATATTGATAGGCAACTTCACAACAGACAGGTGCCATAAGCTTGACTCTTTTTGCAGATCTCTccttagtattatttttaatacatcTACCTAAGCAAAAAAAGGTTTATCATCCATTTACGATAATCTCTGATTCTGTCTTGATTCTTCCCTAAAACAGATATATCCACCCATTAACGTGCTTCCATCACTTTCTCGATTAATGAAGGTAGCGATGCAATTCGATTATACCCTTATGGATTCACATGGATTGAAACATACTATCATCACTTATTAACTTAATAATTGTTCCTCTACAGAGTGCTATTGGTGAAGGAATGACTCGCAAAGACCATTCTGATGTGTCCAACCAGGTTCCCTACCTATATAGAAACCTTACTTGCCGAGAGTAGCTCACATGTTAATATAGTAGTATCGACTTTTCAGTTGACAACATTCTCTTTACTTTCAGCTGTATGCAAATTATGCAATCGGGAAAGATGTTCAAGCCATGAAAGCTGTTGTTGGAGAAGAAGCTCTTTCTCCTGAGGATCTGGTACCATACTCTGACTTCATCATATTCATGTTCTTATCAAAATACTCACAACAACAGTTACTAACATTACAACAATTGattgtgttgtgtgttttgtaGCTGTATTTAGAGTTTCTGGATAAATTTGAGAGGAAGTTTGTGATGCAAGGGGCATATGATACAAGAAACATCTTCCAGTCGCTTGACTTGGCATGGACACTGCTCCGTATCTTCCCACGTGAGCTTCTTCACCGTATTCCCGCTAAGACACTTGATCAATTCTACAGCCGTGACTCCACAAACTAAGCCTTTTAAACAACCTCACTATTACTCCATCCTCATCTTGTTTGGAACTTAAAATCATATCTAGAGAAGAAAACAGGATTGATTGCGTGAAACACCAAAAAAACTCAGAGAATTGTGAATTTccgattttttttctatttgtttctcGTTTGTATAATAAAAGGTTTGTGTAGGGAAACTTCGTACAAAAAGCTATTTATAAGCCCTTCTGCTGCATCTGTTTTCCAAACTGGTGAATCATGTCATTTTGTTATTGTGTAATAAATTTCTTTCTTCGCTTTTATCATCTACATATATCGTTTGTGAAATTTGTTGaatatttcttatatgtttGGTCAAGCAATTGGTATCTGGCGATGCACCATAAATGAGACGATGACACAACGCAAATGATCGTTTCGTTTCATAAGATGACATCCTTTTGATATAATGTTCTAATCACAAATATAAAACGACAAAACTATGTAATTCACAAATTCAGATCAAAGATACAGGAC encodes the following:
- the LOC104756380 gene encoding V-type proton ATPase subunit B3 is translated as MGETSIDMEEGTLEIGMEYRTVSGVAGPLVILDKVKGPKYQEIVNIRLGDGSTRRGQVLEVDGEKAVVQVFEGTSGIDNKFTTVQFTGEVLKTPVSLDMLGRIFNGSGKPIDNGPPILPEAYLDISGSSINPSERTYPEEMIQTGISTIDVMNSIARGQKIPLFSAAGLPHNEIAAQICRQAGLVKRLEKTENLIQEDHGEDNFAIVFAAMGVNMETAQFFKRDFEENGSMERVTLFLNLANDPTIERIITPRIALTTAEYLAYECGKHVLVILTDMSSYADALREVSAAREEVPGRRGYPGYMYTDLATIYERAGRIEGRKGSITQIPILTMPNDDITHPTPDLTGYITEGQIYIDRQLHNRQIYPPINVLPSLSRLMKSAIGEGMTRKDHSDVSNQLYANYAIGKDVQAMKAVVGEEALSPEDLLYLEFLDKFERKFVMQGAYDTRNIFQSLDLAWTLLRIFPRELLHRIPAKTLDQFYSRDSTN